Proteins encoded together in one Sinorhizobium meliloti window:
- a CDS encoding carbohydrate ABC transporter permease, translating to MASVTHSSPRGSRFGISKRALPYVLSLPALLVCIGILIPFFTAVIYSFQRYRLSQPWARQFNWGENYLNFFTDPGFWNTLKISLLYAGVTVTLELLLGLGIALLLQRRSTVNNFISIMLLLPLMTAPALAALMWKLMTNPGFGILSYLASLVGLENFRWASSPDTALLTVVLVDIWVYTPFIMILLLAGLRSLPTQPFEAAALDGVPRSFVFFRITLPMLTPYILTATLFRLLDSIQQFDIIYAMTQGGPGDTLTVFQVEAYLNFFQSTNVGRSAALLIILWAITYALSNIFIKNWLRLRERARGEA from the coding sequence ATGGCTTCAGTAACGCACTCCAGCCCAAGGGGCAGCAGGTTCGGAATCAGCAAGAGGGCCTTGCCCTATGTGCTCTCCCTGCCGGCGCTTCTCGTGTGCATCGGTATCCTGATCCCGTTCTTCACGGCGGTGATCTATTCCTTCCAGCGCTACCGGCTTAGCCAGCCCTGGGCACGCCAGTTCAACTGGGGTGAGAACTATCTGAACTTCTTCACCGATCCGGGTTTCTGGAACACGCTGAAGATATCGCTGCTCTATGCCGGCGTCACCGTGACCCTGGAGCTGCTGCTCGGTCTCGGCATCGCGCTGCTCCTGCAGCGCCGCTCCACGGTCAACAATTTCATCTCGATCATGCTGCTCCTGCCGCTGATGACGGCCCCGGCGCTCGCGGCGCTGATGTGGAAGCTGATGACCAATCCCGGCTTCGGAATCCTGAGCTATCTCGCAAGTCTCGTAGGCCTTGAGAATTTCCGCTGGGCCTCGTCGCCGGACACGGCGCTACTGACCGTCGTGCTCGTCGACATCTGGGTCTATACGCCCTTCATCATGATCCTGCTGCTCGCGGGCCTCCGCTCGCTGCCGACGCAGCCTTTCGAAGCGGCGGCGCTCGACGGTGTGCCGCGCAGTTTCGTCTTCTTCCGCATCACCTTGCCGATGCTGACGCCCTATATTCTGACGGCGACGCTCTTCCGGCTGCTCGATTCGATCCAGCAGTTCGACATCATCTACGCGATGACGCAGGGCGGCCCCGGGGACACGCTGACGGTCTTCCAGGTCGAGGCCTACCTCAACTTCTTCCAGTCGACCAATGTCGGGCGTTCAGCGGCGCTGCTGATCATCCTGTGGGCGATCACCTACGCCCTGTCGAACATCTTCATCAAGAACTGGCTCCGGCTGCGCGAACGCGCCCGCGGCGAAGCGTAA
- a CDS encoding 2-hydroxyacid dehydrogenase produces MKKIAIIGDRFMLPDVFRDKIVEACGDGHEISMLELPWPDVPMEHGYAVEGMDGLKEYLGKPGEIVDFVGDAEILVTQLAPLSRTMLADLPGLKLVAVSRGGPVNIDMKAAREAGVLVVNTPGRNASAVAEFTIGAILAETRLIRVGHEALRRSEWRGDLYRADRTGRELSEMTVGVIGYGNIGTKVVRLLRAFDTKVLVHDPYVQLSAEDRNAGVEHVSLDELLARADLVTLHPRVSEETKNMMNAETFAKMKAGAIFVNTARGPLCDYDALYENLVSGHLASAMLETFAVEPVPEGWPLLNLPNVTLTPHIAGASVRTVTYAAEMAAEEVRRYIAGLPPVNPC; encoded by the coding sequence ATGAAGAAGATAGCCATTATCGGCGACCGGTTCATGCTGCCGGATGTTTTTCGCGACAAGATCGTCGAGGCATGCGGCGACGGGCATGAGATCAGCATGCTCGAACTGCCCTGGCCGGACGTGCCGATGGAGCACGGCTATGCCGTGGAGGGTATGGACGGCCTCAAGGAATATCTCGGCAAGCCCGGCGAAATCGTCGACTTCGTCGGCGATGCCGAAATCCTCGTGACGCAGCTTGCGCCCCTGTCGCGAACGATGCTGGCTGACCTGCCGGGATTGAAGCTCGTCGCCGTGTCGCGCGGCGGTCCGGTCAATATCGACATGAAAGCCGCTCGCGAGGCGGGTGTCCTCGTCGTCAACACGCCCGGCCGCAATGCGAGTGCCGTCGCCGAATTCACGATCGGCGCCATCCTCGCGGAGACGCGCCTTATCCGCGTGGGGCACGAAGCGCTGAGGCGGAGCGAATGGCGGGGCGATCTCTACCGTGCCGACCGCACCGGCCGCGAGCTTTCCGAAATGACGGTCGGCGTCATCGGCTACGGCAATATCGGCACCAAGGTGGTCCGCCTGCTTCGTGCTTTCGACACCAAGGTGCTCGTCCACGATCCCTATGTTCAGCTCAGCGCCGAAGACAGGAATGCCGGCGTCGAGCACGTCTCGCTCGACGAACTGCTTGCCCGCGCCGACCTGGTGACGCTGCATCCGCGCGTCAGCGAAGAGACGAAGAACATGATGAATGCGGAGACCTTCGCGAAGATGAAGGCGGGGGCGATCTTCGTGAACACGGCCCGCGGACCGCTCTGCGATTATGACGCGCTTTACGAGAATCTCGTCAGCGGCCATCTCGCAAGCGCGATGCTGGAGACATTTGCCGTCGAGCCCGTGCCGGAAGGCTGGCCGCTGTTGAATCTTCCCAATGTGACGCTGACGCCGCATATCGCGGGCGCGTCGGTACGCACCGTGACCTATGCGGCCGAAATGGCTGCCGAGGAAGTGCGCCGCTACATCGCCGGCCTGCCGCCGGTCAATCCGTGCTGA
- a CDS encoding FGGY-family carbohydrate kinase, with protein sequence MRDILIGIDAGTSVIKSVAFDLGGRQLAMTAVPNSYEAVGRTGSVQELRRTWTDTVKTLVELSARIENLPGRVAAIAVTGQGDGTWMIDREGEPVGKGWLWLDARASAIVERLRAESGDAERFSRTGSGLAACQQGPQLRWMKDHAPEMLKGAATAFHCKDWLYFNLTDRRATDPSEANFTFGDFRKREYSDDVIDFLGLNELKHLLPEIVDGASTHHPLSAAAAAATGLPAGTPVVLGYVDVVCTALGAGLYDPGTDTGCSIIGSTGMHMRLAAGADDVRLNQDHTGYTMCMPIPGTYAQMQSNMAATLNIDWILQFAGGLLKGMGIEKSKNDLLTHVDGWLSEANETPLLFQPYISEAGERGPFVDASARASFVGLSINHGFGDMVRAVFDGLAFASRDCYAAMGPLPGCVRLSGGAARSASLRHILGGALGASIQTSEREEAGAAGAAMIAAVSLGIYPSMADCVREWVRPHHRPAEPADEELARRYDALFPAYKQSRLALQPVWHALSHAAGTGNQQERPQ encoded by the coding sequence ATGCGCGACATCCTCATCGGCATCGATGCCGGGACGTCCGTCATCAAGTCCGTCGCCTTCGATCTCGGCGGCCGGCAGCTGGCGATGACGGCGGTTCCGAACAGCTATGAGGCGGTGGGCCGCACCGGCAGCGTTCAGGAGTTGCGGCGCACCTGGACGGACACGGTCAAAACCCTGGTCGAGCTCTCGGCCAGGATCGAGAACCTCCCTGGCCGTGTTGCCGCCATCGCGGTGACCGGTCAGGGGGACGGCACCTGGATGATCGACAGAGAGGGCGAGCCGGTTGGCAAGGGCTGGCTCTGGCTCGATGCGCGCGCGAGCGCAATCGTCGAACGCCTGCGGGCCGAAAGCGGCGATGCGGAGCGTTTCTCGCGCACCGGCTCCGGACTTGCCGCCTGCCAGCAGGGCCCACAGTTGCGCTGGATGAAGGATCATGCACCGGAGATGCTGAAAGGTGCTGCGACCGCATTCCATTGCAAGGACTGGCTCTATTTCAATCTCACGGACAGGCGCGCGACCGATCCCTCGGAAGCGAATTTCACCTTCGGCGATTTCCGCAAGCGTGAGTATTCCGACGACGTGATCGACTTTCTCGGTCTCAACGAACTCAAACACCTGCTGCCGGAAATCGTCGACGGGGCGAGCACGCATCACCCTCTCTCGGCTGCCGCCGCAGCCGCCACGGGCCTGCCGGCGGGGACGCCGGTGGTGCTTGGCTATGTCGACGTCGTCTGCACCGCGCTCGGCGCTGGCCTCTACGATCCCGGAACCGACACGGGCTGCTCGATCATAGGCTCGACGGGCATGCACATGCGTCTGGCCGCCGGCGCCGACGATGTTCGGCTCAACCAGGATCACACCGGCTATACCATGTGCATGCCGATTCCGGGCACCTATGCGCAGATGCAGTCGAATATGGCTGCGACGCTCAATATCGACTGGATCCTGCAGTTTGCGGGAGGTCTCCTCAAGGGCATGGGGATCGAGAAATCGAAGAACGATCTGCTCACCCATGTGGATGGCTGGCTTTCCGAGGCGAACGAGACTCCGCTTCTCTTCCAGCCCTACATTTCGGAGGCCGGTGAGCGCGGCCCCTTTGTCGATGCTTCGGCCCGCGCCTCCTTCGTCGGGCTTTCGATCAATCACGGCTTCGGCGACATGGTGCGTGCGGTCTTCGACGGTCTCGCCTTTGCCTCGCGGGATTGTTACGCCGCGATGGGGCCGCTGCCGGGCTGCGTTCGTCTGTCGGGCGGCGCTGCGCGCAGCGCCTCGCTGCGCCACATTCTCGGCGGGGCTCTCGGCGCCAGCATCCAGACGAGCGAACGCGAGGAGGCGGGTGCCGCCGGTGCGGCGATGATCGCCGCCGTCTCTCTCGGCATTTATCCCTCGATGGCCGACTGCGTCCGCGAATGGGTGCGGCCCCACCATCGGCCGGCAGAACCCGCGGATGAAGAGCTTGCGCGCCGCTATGACGCGCTTTTCCCCGCCTACAAGCAGTCGCGCCTTGCGCTTCAACCCGTCTGGCATGCGCTCTCCCACGCAGCCGGAACGGGAAACCAACAGGAAAGACCGCAATGA
- a CDS encoding ABC transporter ATP-binding protein, translating into MNATALLIDNVDKFYGPVDYGVHAVKQLNMEVKKGEIIALLGSSGCGKTSTLRMIAGFEPVSRGTISVAGRQVHMLAPVRRNVAMAFEGYSLYPPLTVRENIAFALKASKLSQSVVEDKVASIAKLLEIEDILGRYPSSISGGQQQRASLGRALIRDADLHLLDEPMGQLEPQLRAVLRGRIKHYIKERGLTAILVTHDQTEANALADRIAVMEGGVLQQFDTPQKIKERPANLFTGTFVGEPPMNVFEASVSGTDARVTFGLKDGVRLEYQAADFSHAVRNALMKRENVVLGIRPYSVRRSADGVTGRVAVNQWLGDQTHIAADFAGGTMVLVEHDRTSLEIGQPIGIRLDPASLHVFDSESGMAISHGEELA; encoded by the coding sequence ATGAACGCTACCGCTCTTTTGATCGACAACGTCGACAAGTTCTATGGCCCGGTCGACTACGGCGTTCACGCCGTGAAGCAGCTGAACATGGAGGTGAAGAAGGGTGAGATCATCGCGCTTCTGGGCTCCTCCGGCTGCGGCAAGACCTCTACCCTTCGCATGATCGCCGGCTTCGAACCGGTATCGCGCGGCACGATTTCGGTCGCCGGCCGGCAGGTGCATATGCTTGCGCCGGTCCGCCGCAACGTCGCCATGGCCTTCGAAGGCTATTCGCTCTATCCGCCGCTGACGGTACGCGAAAACATAGCTTTTGCGCTCAAGGCGTCGAAGCTCTCGCAGAGCGTCGTCGAAGACAAGGTAGCGAGCATCGCCAAGCTGCTCGAGATCGAGGATATTCTCGGACGTTATCCGAGTTCGATTTCCGGCGGCCAGCAGCAGAGGGCGTCCCTCGGACGCGCGCTTATCCGCGACGCCGATCTGCATCTCCTCGACGAACCGATGGGCCAGCTCGAGCCGCAATTGCGCGCCGTGCTGCGCGGCCGTATCAAGCACTACATCAAGGAACGCGGGCTCACCGCCATTCTCGTCACCCACGATCAGACCGAAGCGAACGCGCTCGCCGACCGGATCGCCGTCATGGAAGGCGGCGTGCTGCAGCAGTTCGATACGCCGCAGAAGATCAAGGAACGGCCGGCGAATCTCTTCACCGGAACCTTCGTCGGCGAGCCGCCGATGAACGTCTTCGAGGCAAGCGTCAGCGGCACGGACGCCCGCGTGACCTTCGGCCTCAAGGACGGGGTCCGGCTCGAATACCAGGCCGCCGATTTCTCCCATGCCGTTCGCAATGCGCTGATGAAGCGCGAAAATGTGGTTCTCGGCATCCGGCCCTATTCCGTCCGGCGCAGTGCAGACGGGGTGACGGGGCGCGTTGCCGTCAATCAATGGCTCGGCGACCAGACCCATATCGCGGCCGATTTCGCCGGCGGCACCATGGTGCTTGTCGAACACGACCGTACCAGCCTGGAGATCGGTCAGCCGATCGGCATCCGGCTCGACCCTGCAAGCCTGCACGTCTTCGACAGCGAGAGCGGTATGGCGATTTCGCACGGCGAGGAGCTCGCCTGA
- a CDS encoding class II aldolase/adducin family protein encodes MNELQLRQSIIDHCRHMNAIGLNQGTSGNISLRHGGTMLITPSAIPYAEMTPEMIVAMPIDGEYGAWAGPKRPSVEWPFHLDILRARPDVGAVVHTHATFSTILAIAGKPIPACHYMIAAFGGSDVRVADYARYGTKALSQNVLKAMEGRSACLMANHGMIATGSSLEKAMWAAVELETIAKQYYHALLIGGPVVLPEEEIAGVIEGFATYGHQDKPNGEAA; translated from the coding sequence ATGAACGAACTTCAACTGCGCCAGTCGATCATCGACCATTGCCGCCACATGAATGCGATCGGCCTCAACCAGGGCACTTCGGGCAATATCAGCCTGCGCCATGGCGGCACGATGCTGATCACCCCGTCTGCGATCCCCTATGCCGAGATGACGCCTGAGATGATCGTCGCCATGCCGATCGACGGCGAGTATGGCGCCTGGGCAGGCCCCAAAAGGCCGTCTGTCGAATGGCCCTTCCACCTCGACATTCTGCGGGCGCGGCCGGATGTCGGCGCCGTCGTTCACACCCACGCGACCTTCTCGACGATCCTCGCGATCGCGGGCAAGCCGATTCCCGCCTGCCACTACATGATCGCCGCCTTCGGCGGTTCCGACGTGCGCGTCGCCGATTACGCCCGCTACGGCACGAAGGCGCTGTCGCAGAACGTTCTGAAGGCGATGGAGGGGCGTTCCGCCTGCCTCATGGCCAATCACGGCATGATCGCGACCGGTTCGAGCCTGGAAAAGGCGATGTGGGCGGCGGTCGAGCTCGAGACGATCGCCAAGCAATATTACCACGCGCTCCTGATCGGCGGCCCGGTGGTCCTGCCTGAGGAGGAAATCGCCGGCGTCATCGAGGGATTTGCCACTTACGGCCATCAGGACAAACCCAACGGCGAGGCCGCCTGA
- a CDS encoding carbohydrate ABC transporter permease, which yields METTSPVERLLRGVALTLVVVFFMFPIVWIFLMSFQTNETILRIPPSVVFTPTLENYAALITGKLQTASGTLDIAFMRNLGNSVLLSVASVALALVLGVPAAYAFARHKFRGSEDIAFTLLSFRFAPPLLVLLPLTQYFQWLGLSNTYFGLIWIYQLICLPLILWIVRGYFEDISADVEYAYRIAGHSWFSTFRKIALPLAGPGIAAAGLLAFIFAWNNFVFALVLASADKQPVTVGALAFVTASGIQYGQIAAAIVLSITPTLALALYAQRYLVEGLSLGAVKG from the coding sequence ATGGAAACCACCTCTCCGGTCGAAAGGCTCCTGCGCGGCGTCGCGCTCACCCTGGTCGTCGTCTTCTTCATGTTTCCGATCGTCTGGATCTTCCTCATGTCGTTCCAGACGAACGAGACGATCCTCAGAATACCCCCATCGGTGGTCTTCACGCCGACGCTCGAGAATTATGCGGCGCTGATCACCGGCAAACTCCAGACCGCCTCCGGCACGCTCGATATCGCCTTCATGCGCAATCTCGGCAATTCGGTCCTGCTGTCCGTCGCTTCCGTAGCCCTGGCGCTGGTCCTCGGCGTGCCGGCGGCCTATGCCTTCGCGCGGCACAAGTTCAGAGGGTCGGAGGACATCGCCTTCACGCTGCTCTCCTTCCGCTTTGCGCCGCCGTTGCTCGTGCTGCTGCCCCTGACGCAGTATTTTCAGTGGCTCGGCCTCTCGAACACCTATTTCGGTCTCATCTGGATCTACCAGCTGATCTGCCTGCCGCTCATCCTCTGGATCGTGCGCGGCTACTTCGAGGACATCTCGGCCGATGTCGAATATGCCTATCGCATCGCCGGCCACTCCTGGTTTTCGACGTTCCGCAAGATCGCCCTGCCGCTGGCAGGTCCCGGGATCGCAGCGGCCGGTCTGCTCGCCTTCATCTTCGCCTGGAACAATTTCGTTTTCGCCCTGGTGCTGGCGTCCGCGGACAAGCAGCCGGTGACAGTCGGCGCGCTGGCATTCGTCACGGCCTCGGGCATCCAGTACGGCCAGATCGCCGCCGCGATCGTGCTCTCGATCACGCCGACGCTCGCACTCGCACTCTACGCTCAGCGCTACCTCGTCGAAGGCCTGTCGCTCGGTGCGGTGAAGGGATAA
- a CDS encoding glycerol-3-phosphate dehydrogenase, with amino-acid sequence MATTGDKHVSSETGTYDLFVIGGGINGAGIARDAAGRGLSVLLCEKDDLAQGTSSRSGKLVHGGLRYLEYYEFRLVREALIEREVLLESAPHIIRPMRFVLPHNPADRPAWLVRLGLFLYDHLGGRKRLPGTRVLNLRTAPEGAAIKPAYRKAFEYSDCWVDDARLVVLNALDAKKKGARILTRTACTGIRRRGDLWHVEMTDAATGAKTEAKARCVVNTAGPWVNDVIGRVAGLNSSRSVRLVKGSHIVVPKFWEGRQAYLVQNPDKRVIFINPYQNDLALIGTTDIPYDGRPEDVAADENEVAYLLKSVNRYFKQQLAPGDILHSFSGVRPLYDDNAENPSAVTRDYIFELDAAGKDAPLLSVFGGKITTFRKLSEHALERLKPFFPKMGPAWTARAHLPGGDMADADFDQFLGDLRARYRWLPSDLAKHYARLYGTRAHDLIGSATCLDELGTAFTQLFREREARFLIENEWARTAEDLMERRTKHGLHMSDAEKRAFSGWFEGQQAAA; translated from the coding sequence ATGGCGACGACAGGAGACAAGCACGTGAGTTCCGAAACCGGTACATACGACCTTTTCGTCATCGGCGGCGGCATAAACGGGGCGGGCATTGCCCGCGACGCGGCAGGGCGGGGGCTCTCCGTCCTGCTCTGCGAGAAGGACGATCTGGCGCAGGGCACGAGTTCCCGCTCCGGCAAGCTCGTTCATGGCGGCTTACGCTACCTCGAATATTACGAGTTCCGCCTGGTGCGCGAAGCCCTGATAGAGCGCGAGGTTCTGCTGGAATCCGCACCTCACATCATCCGGCCGATGCGTTTCGTGCTGCCGCACAATCCGGCCGACAGGCCGGCCTGGCTCGTACGGCTCGGCCTCTTCCTCTACGATCACCTGGGCGGCCGCAAGCGCCTCCCCGGCACGCGGGTGCTCAACCTGCGTACGGCCCCGGAAGGCGCTGCGATCAAGCCGGCCTATCGCAAGGCCTTCGAATATTCCGACTGTTGGGTGGACGACGCCCGCCTCGTCGTGCTCAACGCGCTCGACGCGAAAAAGAAAGGCGCCCGGATACTGACCCGCACCGCCTGCACCGGTATTCGCCGGCGAGGCGACCTCTGGCATGTCGAGATGACCGATGCCGCGACCGGAGCGAAGACGGAGGCCAAGGCGCGCTGCGTGGTCAACACCGCCGGGCCCTGGGTCAACGACGTGATCGGCCGCGTTGCGGGGCTGAATTCGAGCCGCAGCGTCCGCCTCGTCAAGGGCAGCCACATCGTCGTGCCGAAGTTCTGGGAGGGGCGGCAGGCCTATCTCGTCCAGAACCCCGACAAGCGCGTGATCTTCATCAATCCCTATCAGAACGATCTGGCGCTGATCGGCACCACGGATATTCCCTATGACGGGCGGCCTGAGGACGTCGCGGCGGACGAAAACGAGGTCGCCTATCTCCTGAAATCGGTGAACCGCTATTTCAAGCAGCAACTGGCGCCGGGCGACATCCTTCACAGCTTCTCGGGTGTGCGTCCGCTTTACGACGACAATGCCGAAAATCCGTCGGCAGTGACGCGCGACTATATTTTCGAGCTCGACGCCGCCGGGAAGGACGCGCCGCTGCTCTCGGTGTTCGGCGGCAAGATCACGACCTTCCGCAAGCTTTCCGAGCACGCGCTCGAACGGTTGAAGCCTTTCTTTCCGAAGATGGGCCCGGCCTGGACGGCGCGTGCGCATCTGCCGGGCGGCGACATGGCGGATGCGGATTTCGACCAGTTCCTCGGCGACCTGCGCGCGCGCTACCGGTGGCTGCCGTCGGACCTCGCCAAGCACTACGCCCGGCTTTACGGCACGCGGGCGCATGATCTGATCGGCAGCGCCACCTGCCTCGACGAGCTCGGGACGGCGTTCACGCAGCTCTTCCGGGAGCGGGAAGCCCGCTTCCTCATAGAGAATGAATGGGCGCGAACGGCGGAAGACCTGATGGAACGGCGCACGAAACACGGCCTGCATATGAGCGACGCCGAGAAGCGGGCCTTCAGCGGCTGGTTCGAGGGCCAGCAGGCTGCGGCGTGA
- a CDS encoding class II aldolase, whose product MLRSSEFEALLDLSARVGADPDLVQGAGGNTSIKEGGTLWIKASGLWLAHARRRDVMVAVALDPLLDALERDDPATEKAQDFVVEDLNPSGLRPSIETTVHALMPQKVVVHVHCVETIATAVHADAAAIAEEKLQGIPYAFVPYARPGLPLAKAIAERIRDDTSVLVLGNHGLAVAAETVADAARLLAEVSQRFAVPVRRAPSADLEALSRLAVNSAYRLPDDGRIHDAATDLESCRIAAGGSLYPDHVIFLGKGSVVAAPGENALSLEEGFRRAGESLPPVLLFPGKGALVLKDISAGALAMARCLSDVTARIPEGARLRYLTDAENAELLGWDAEKYRQQLNRAGQVLQ is encoded by the coding sequence ATGTTGCGAAGCTCCGAATTCGAAGCGCTTCTCGATCTGTCGGCGCGTGTCGGCGCCGATCCGGATCTCGTTCAGGGCGCGGGCGGCAATACCTCGATCAAGGAAGGCGGAACCCTCTGGATCAAGGCTTCCGGCCTGTGGCTTGCCCATGCCCGTCGGCGCGACGTGATGGTCGCGGTCGCGCTCGACCCGTTGCTCGACGCATTGGAGCGGGACGACCCGGCGACGGAGAAGGCGCAGGATTTCGTCGTCGAGGATCTGAACCCCTCGGGCCTCAGGCCGTCGATCGAAACCACGGTCCACGCGCTGATGCCGCAGAAGGTGGTGGTTCATGTCCATTGCGTCGAGACGATCGCGACCGCCGTTCACGCCGACGCGGCCGCGATTGCCGAAGAGAAGCTTCAGGGCATTCCCTACGCCTTCGTTCCCTATGCCAGGCCGGGGTTGCCGCTCGCCAAGGCAATTGCCGAGCGGATTCGGGATGATACCTCGGTCCTGGTACTCGGAAATCACGGGCTCGCCGTCGCCGCCGAGACGGTCGCGGACGCCGCGCGTCTTCTCGCAGAGGTATCCCAGCGCTTCGCCGTGCCCGTGCGGCGGGCGCCTTCCGCCGACCTTGAGGCGCTGTCGCGCCTTGCGGTCAACAGCGCCTATCGGCTGCCCGACGACGGGCGGATCCACGATGCCGCGACCGATCTCGAAAGCTGCAGAATTGCTGCGGGAGGCAGCCTCTATCCGGACCACGTGATCTTTCTCGGCAAGGGATCGGTTGTCGCCGCTCCGGGAGAGAACGCGCTCTCTCTCGAAGAGGGATTCCGTCGCGCGGGAGAGAGCCTGCCGCCGGTCCTTCTCTTTCCCGGCAAGGGCGCCTTGGTGCTCAAGGATATCTCTGCCGGCGCGCTCGCCATGGCGCGCTGCCTTTCGGACGTGACGGCGCGAATCCCGGAGGGTGCAAGGCTGCGCTATCTCACCGATGCGGAAAACGCGGAACTTCTCGGCTGGGACGCGGAAAAATACCGCCAGCAGCTGAACCGTGCAGGGCAGGTGCTGCAATGA
- a CDS encoding ABC transporter ATP-binding protein, with amino-acid sequence MTTLQLKNIVKRYKSQAVLDDLSLDVANGERLVLFGPSGSGKTVLLRLIAGVIEPDGGRVLIGGEDMTDVDAEHRGLGMAFQNFALFPHMSAFDNIASALTSRKSSRDTIAAGVHKVAKLLKIDHVLSHHPKALSNGQKQRTALARALVGSPPLLLLDDPLRNVDAKLRFEMRLELPRLLAAQGATVIYVTQDYKEAMALGDRIAVMAHGRIRQIGTPAEIYNAPADIEIARLFGDPTINLLDVVPQRGPDGAFVELSDMRLRLPGFGAQIVEKQCVLGLRPETIAFTEATVQGAIPVTVEAETPLNEKTVTLALTARGREILVSRPAGTPGPVAGPAHIAVDGRAAFLFDKATGQRILPSELASKRDGEAA; translated from the coding sequence ATGACAACACTGCAACTGAAAAACATCGTCAAGCGCTACAAGAGCCAGGCGGTTCTGGACGATCTCTCGCTCGACGTGGCCAATGGCGAGCGACTGGTGCTCTTCGGCCCGTCCGGTTCCGGCAAGACCGTTCTGCTCCGGCTGATCGCCGGCGTCATCGAGCCGGATGGTGGCCGGGTCCTTATCGGCGGCGAAGACATGACCGACGTGGACGCGGAGCATCGCGGCCTCGGCATGGCGTTCCAGAACTTTGCACTGTTCCCGCATATGAGCGCCTTCGACAACATCGCCAGCGCGCTGACCTCGCGGAAATCGTCCCGGGACACGATCGCCGCCGGCGTGCACAAGGTCGCAAAGCTCCTGAAGATCGATCATGTGCTGAGCCATCATCCGAAGGCGCTCTCCAACGGCCAGAAGCAGCGCACGGCACTTGCCCGCGCCCTCGTGGGCTCGCCGCCGCTGCTGCTCCTCGACGACCCGCTTCGCAACGTCGACGCGAAGCTGCGCTTCGAGATGAGGCTGGAACTGCCGCGCCTGCTCGCCGCTCAAGGGGCAACGGTCATCTACGTCACGCAGGACTACAAGGAGGCAATGGCGCTCGGCGACCGCATCGCGGTCATGGCGCACGGGCGTATCCGCCAGATCGGTACGCCGGCGGAAATCTACAACGCGCCCGCCGACATCGAGATCGCCCGGCTCTTCGGCGATCCGACCATCAACCTGCTCGATGTCGTGCCGCAGCGCGGACCGGACGGCGCGTTCGTCGAACTCTCCGACATGCGGCTGCGCCTGCCGGGCTTCGGCGCGCAAATTGTCGAAAAGCAATGCGTTCTCGGCCTGCGCCCGGAGACGATCGCTTTTACCGAAGCCACCGTGCAGGGCGCGATCCCCGTGACGGTCGAGGCGGAAACGCCGCTCAACGAGAAGACCGTGACGCTGGCGCTGACCGCCCGCGGCCGCGAGATCTTGGTGTCCCGTCCTGCCGGTACCCCCGGCCCGGTCGCCGGACCGGCGCATATCGCAGTCGACGGTCGGGCGGCCTTTCTGTTCGACAAGGCGACGGGCCAGCGCATCCTTCCTTCCGAACTGGCATCCAAGCGCGATGGAGAAGCGGCATGA